Proteins from one Ranitomeya variabilis isolate aRanVar5 chromosome 1, aRanVar5.hap1, whole genome shotgun sequence genomic window:
- the C1H4orf54 gene encoding uncharacterized protein C4orf54 homolog codes for MQQAVSGHGRQGAELGAGCADIPVTSEKRAAGSAAGLTVTLSALGRAPGMEDGHSTHKVQEQRPGATCQGTAPSSPSPAPVPHQGCANDEAHYITTHEIQLCEADQEPDYPDFGLAPVTWSAPADSAPCSFLEYASFDSQGGTPTDEEDCSYYLSTASDPNPTDSLGSTELVSTYSDSSRSSSSARSSSARSRQDEATPGVSTGQILLSIKTASKAINEPGSIPSSQHSAPADARHDPDMSYCLSTAPGSKALPQHHCHPYSQASDAHRLVAVPARLQARSGVHADISSGASSAVSELDDADKEVRNLTSRAFRSLAYPYFEAINFSSSESTTSLSDQNIGINSWSTYLDWKGGSFLSQKAEKTLHQHTSTTSNFGLKKLGKDASKEQQVYVQANKSETKAFELVVSEVGKGANPASSKRIKSGSRVVTLTETLNFSSSNVKACAGSERANKPASTDHPGSACTDGVTETLPKDRAAPTLEVTKQSNSALVEAMDGTHKSKYASSLLKNIISKKMQLEQEFKMERGELSDTSHKAAPKEGEGAKEKGLQRQNSKFSEADSDFTLVSSEDLGEFFSATPKDATSLDKRVSPFETHREETICEMKKTASETMKGIFLRSQNSAFRSWKEKEIEKMEKKIEENVAKARRIKIPLERDWRAELGEISSVQSTKMSRLYVPGIQHTPKEKQVEKQATKYSVSTYAHQTCFSRNENEIKSEKLHIMEASVSRLTPRVTPKPQEIKLKLGLSAENKDSPFNIAKLLTPNLAASAASLSKAAEDLRNQVPCRAEVLEKMPQFLVRDVREAKSKVPGAIHQVRDVRKLLKSSYSQDTGEGSGRASVMSDHSATDPKTKLLPKISSSLSPIVITCQAVKNKEESEKGSPQDNELEMGLSETVLVHRASGRLPVATIAPSKTAPTMPVVKIVSKASKWKQEKPKEPEVKPEPKSPQSQVALQKLTAAVKTMEQLYVFDKKEWKRKEEPQQLKGSHVLSMIAGHGAPEEPKPAVEIPRKASVPMVSTAPEPPGRRNSHPGVERSPSKAPENKAPPRTFQVSKFTEAKKQEQPETKPSSRASVFTVSAAPARSKQQSTEASLNTKNTRPQQQIMEASLNTKNTRIQQQSMEASLNTKNTRPQQQSTEASLNTKNTRIQQQSMEASLNTKNTRPQQQSMEASLNTKNTRPQQQSTEASLNTKNTRIQQQTMEASLNTKNTRPQQQSMEASLNTKNTRTQQQSMEASLNTKNTRPQPPSTLKIPGMAIEEPKKTEVQPPSLVRKASADFENYLTIPVKAATEAKPPASIRDPPTNTRDLGTAAREIIGTATRDPGSATRENIGTATRDPGTATRENIGTATRDPGTATRENIGTATRDPGTTAQENIGTASRDPGTAAKDNSGTAALENTGTASRENTGNAKEVAGNPYSSASTREATSVIRESAPFCTLPPFSTKTQDSSPKSPIKAPRDWNSKVREGVQPTRAASAGSEPQTPDSVPPAAIYHHPLPPITMAMPSAQGPIYYSPPFTSATPAEMYPQTQRKMLVDLATGQYYLVDTPVQPIKRRLFDPETGQYVDVPVPPPPVTPVPLPMPQLALSPGAYGPAYMFYPGFLPTAPTAVLPPNHLQTQLSTPVSEHSYEMPVVDGSHPVDMGMADSPYYLATGSATANPSIAQATSIRRGSLGCPDGKQVISMLSQPGPRIVAPPSFDGTTMRFVVEHR; via the coding sequence ATGCAGCAGGCGGTGAGCGGGCACGGCCGGCAGGGGGCAGAGCTGGGAGCAGGGTGCGCGGACATCCCCGTCACCTCAGAGAAGAGAGCAGCCGGCAGCGCAGCCGGGCTCACCGTCACCCTGAGCGCGCTGGGGAGAGCGCCGGGCATGGAGGACGGGCACAGCACGCACAAGGTCCAAGAGCAGCGCCCAGGGGCCACATGCCAGGGCACTGCGCCCtcctccccgtcccctgcccccgtgCCCCATCAGGGCTGTGCCAACGACGAGGCGCACTACATCACCACCCACGAAATCCAGCTCTGCGAGGCTGACCAGGAGCCGGACTACCCTGACTTTGGGCTGGCCCCAGTGACTTGGAGTGCGCCGGCGGACAGCGCCCCCTGCAGCTTCTTGGAATACGCCTCGTTTGACAGCCAGGGGGGCACCCCGACCGATGAAGAGGACTGCAGCTACTACTTGAGCACTGCCAGTGATCCTAACCCCACAGACAGCCTGGGCAGCACCGAGCTGGTGAGCACCTACTCCGACAGCTCCCGGAGCAGCAGCAGCGCCCGCAGCAGCAGCGCCCGCAGCAGGCAGGACGAGGCCACTCCGGGGGTCTCCACGGGACAGATCCTCCTATCAATCAAAACCGCATCCAAGGCTATAAATGAGCCTGGCAGCATCCCGAGCAGCCAGCACAGCGCCCCTGCGGATGCCAGGCATGATCCAGACATGAGCTACTGCCTGTCCACAGCCCCTGGGAGCAAGGCGCTGCCCCAGCATCACTGCCACCCGTACTCCCAGGCATCGGATGCCCACAGGCTGGTGGCCGTCCCGGCCAGGCTCCAGGCTCGCAGCGGGGTCCACGCCGACATCTCCAGCGGCGCCTCCAGTGCGGTCAGCGAGCTGGACGATGCGGACAAGGAGGTGCGCAACCTGACCTCCAGGGCTTTCCGCAGCCTGGCCTACCCCTACTTCGAAGCCATCAACTTCAGCTCCAGCGAGTCCACCACCTCTCTGTCTGACCAGAACATTGGGATAAACAGTTGGTCCACCTACCTGGACTGGAAAGGAGGGTCTTTCCTCTCCCAAAAAGCAGAGAAGACCCTGCACCAGCACACATCAACTACCTCCAACTTTGGACTCAAGAAACTAGGCAAGGATGCAAGCAAGGAGCAGCAGGTGTATGTGCAAGCCAACAAGTCCGAGACCAAGGCTTTCGAGCTGGTGGTCAGTGAAGTGGGAAAGGGGGCAAACCCAGCCTCCTCCAAGCGCATCAAGTCTGGGTCCCGGGTGGTCACTTTGACAGAGACCCTAAATTTCAGCAGCAGCAATGTGAAAGCCTGTGCTGGGAGTGAGCGAGCCAACAAGCCAGCCAGCACTGATCATCCAGGCTCGGCTTGCACAGATGGAGTTACAGAGACCCTGCCAAAAGACCGTGCAGCTCCGACCCTGGAGGTGACCAAGCAGAGCAACAGCGCCCTAGTAGAAGCCATGGACGGCACCCACAAGTCCAAGTATGCCTCAAGTCTGCTGAAAAATATAATCTCCAAGAAAATGCAACTGGAGCAGGAGTTCAAGATGGAAAGAGGGGAGCTCAGCGACACCTCTCACAAAGCTGCCCCCAAAGAGGGTGAGGGCGCAAAGGAAAAGGGTCTACAGAGACAGAACTCCAAGTTCTCCGAGGCCGACTCAGACTTCACCCTGGTCAGCAGTGAGGATCTAGGGGAGTTTTTCTCAGCGACTCCTAAAGATGCGACTTCTTTAGATAAACGAGTGTCACCCTTTGAAACCCACCGAGAAGAAACCATATGTGAGATGAAGAAGACTGCATCCGAGACAATGAAGGGCATCTTTCTCCGCAGTCAAAACAGTGCCTTCAGGTCATGGAAGGAGAAGGAGATAGAAAAGATGGAGAAGAAAATTGAGGAGAACGTTGCAAAAGCAAGAAGGATCAAGATCCCACTAGAAAGAGATTGGAGAGCAGAGCTAGGAGAGATCTCTTCTGTGCAGTCCACCAAGATGTCCCGGCTCTATGTCCCTGGCATCCAGCACACTCCGAAGGAGAAGCAGGTGGAGAAGCAGGCCACCAAGTACTCGGTGTCTACCTATGCCCACCAGACCTGCTTCAGCCGCAATGAGAATGAAATCAAAAGCGAAAAACTCCATATCATGGAGGCTTCAGTGAGCAGGCTGACCCCTAGGGTGACCCCCAAGCCTCAGGAGATTAAACTCAAGCTAGGATTATCGGCAGAGAATAAAGATAGCCCCTTCAACATTGCCAAACTGCTGACCCCCAATTTAGCAGCCAGTGCTGCCAGCCTGTCCAAGGCAGCCGAGGACCTGAGGAATCAAGTCCCCTGCAGAGCTGAGGTTCTGGAGAAGATGCCCCAGTTCCTTGTCAGAGATGTAAGAGAAGCCAAATCCAAGGTGCCAGGAGCCATTCACCAGGTGAGGGATGTCAGGAAGCTGCTGAAAAGCTCCTACAGCCAGGACACAGGTGAGGGCAGCGGCAGGGCCAGCGTAATGTCTGACCACAGTGCCACCGACCCCAAGACTAAGCTGCTCCCTAAGATCTCCTCCTCGCTGTCCCCCATTGTGATCACCTGTCAGGCTGTGAAGAACAAGGAGGAGAGTGAGAAGGGTAGCCCCCAGGACAATGAGCTGGAGATGGGGCTATCAGAGACTGTCCTTGTGCATCGGGCATCGGGAAGGTTGCCGGTGGCCACCATTGCGCCCAGTAAAACAGCACCCACGATGCCGGTGGTGAAGATCGTATCGAAAGCGTCCAAGTGGAAGCAGGAGAAGCCAAAGGAGCCCGAAGTCAAGCCTGAGCCCAAGTCCCCACAGTCCCAGGTGGCCCTGCAGAAGCTCACGGCCGCGGTGAAGACCATGGAGCAGCTCTATGTGTTTGATAAGAAGGAGTGGAAGCGCAAAGAGGAACCGCAGCAGCTGAAAGGCAGCCATGTCCTGTCCATGATCGCCGGCCACGGTGCACCGGAGGAACCCAAGCCTGCGGTGGAGATCCCCCGCAAAGCATCGGTCCCCATGGTCAGCACAGCGCCCGAGCCACCGGGGCGCCGCAATTCTCACCCAGGTGTAGAGAGGAGCCCCAGCAAAGCCCCTGAAAACAAGGCGCCGCCCAGGACTTTCCAGGTGTCCAAATTCACAGAAGCGAAGAAGCAGGAACAGCCGGAGACGAAGCCGAGCTCCAGAGCCAGTGTGTTCACTGTGAGCGCTGCCCCGGCCAGGAGCAAGCAGCAGAGCACGGAGGCCAGCCTCAACACCAAGAACACCCGGCCACAGCAGCAGATCATGGAGGCCAGCCTCAACACCAAGAACACCCGGATCCAGCAGCAGAGCATGGAGGCCAGCCTCAACACCAAGAACACCCGGCCACAGCAGCAGAGCACGGAGGCCAGCCTCAACACCAAGAACACCCGGATCCAGCAGCAGAGCATGGAGGCCAGCCTCAACACCAAGAACACCCGGCCACAGCAGCAGAGCATGGAGGCCAGCCTCAACACCAAGAACACCCGGCCACAGCAGCAGAGCACGGAGGCCAGCCTCAACACCAAGAACACCCGGATCCAGCAGCAGACCATGGAGGCCAGCCTCAACACCAAGAACACCCGGCCACAGCAGCAGAGCATGGAGGCCAGCCTCAACACCAAGAACACCCGGACACAGCAGCAGAGCATGGAGGCGAGCCTCAACACCAAGAACACTCGGCCACAGCCTCCCTCCACCTTGAAAATCCCCGGCATGGCCATCGAGGAGCCCAAGAAGACAGAAGTGCAGCCTCCTTCCCTGGTGCGCAAAGCCAGCGCAGACTTCGAAAACTACCTCACCATCCCGGTGAAGGCGGCCACAGAGGCAAAACCTCCAGCAAGTATCCGGGATCCACCGACCAACACCCGAGACCTTGGCACAGCTGCCCGGGAGATCATTGGCACAGCTACCAGGGACCCTGGCTCAGCTACCCGGGAGAACATTGGCACAGCTACCAGGGACCCTGGCACAGCTACCCGGGAGAACATTGGCACAGCTACCAGGGACCCTGGCACAGCTACCCGGGAGAACATTGGAACAGCTACCAGGGACCCTGGCACAACTGCCCAGGAGAACATTGGCACAGCTTCCCGGGACCCTGGCACAGCTGCCAAGGATAACAGTGGCACAGCTGCCCTGGAGAACACTGGTACAGCTTCCCGAGAGAACACTGGCAATGCCAAAGAAGTGGCTGGGAACCCATATAGCAGTGCCAGCACCCGAGAGGCCACCTCTGTGATCCGGgaatctgcacccttctgcaccctTCCTCCATTCAGCACCAAGACACAAGACTCCAGCCCCAAGAGCCCCATCAAAGCCCCCAGAGACTGGAACAGCAAGGTGAGAGAGGGTGTGCAGCCCACCAGAGCAGCCTCTGCAGGCTCTGAGCCTCAGACCCCTGACTCAGTCCCACCAGCTGCCATCTACCATCACCCTCTGCCACCTATAACCATGGCAATGCCCAGTGCCCAAGGCCCTATTTATTACTCCCCTCCTTTCACTTCAGCCACTCCAGCTGAGATGTACCCCCAGACCCAGAGAAAGATGTTGGTAGACCTAGCTACAGGACAGTACTATCTGGTGGACACTCCTGTGCAGCCAATTAAAAGGAGGCTCTTTGACCCAGAAACTGGACAGTATGTGGATGTTCCTGTGCCCCCACCTCCTGTTACCCCAGTGCCTCTCCCTATGCCACAATTAGCCCTAAGCCCTGGAGCATATGGACCGGCTTATATGTTTTACCCTGGCTTTTTACCCACTGCGCCAACTGCAGTTCTTCCCCCCAACCACCTGCAGACACAACTCTCCACTCCAGTGAGTGAACACTCCTACGAAATGCCAGTAGTGGACGGATCGCACCCAGTGGATATGGGTATGGCTGATAGCCCTTACTATTTAGCCACAGGCTCTGCCACTGCCAATCCCTCAATAGCACAAGCCACTAGTATCAGAAGAGGATCCTTAGGCTGCCCCGATGGAAAGCAGGTGATCAGTATGTTATCCCAGCCTGGGCCGAGGATTGTGGCTCCACCATCCTTTGATGGCACCACCATGCGCTTTGTAGTGGAGCACAGATGA